GGCCCAGCCCAGCTCCGGCATGTTCAGCCAGCCGGCCGCCGGATCGAAATTCATGCCATAGACGCCGACGATGAAGGTCAGCGGCATGAAGATGACGGAAATCACCGCCAGCACGCGGATGATGTCGTTCAGCCGGTTGCTGGTCGCCAGCATCAGCGCGTTCTGCAGTTCGGTCACCACCTCGCGATAGGTTTCCAGCAAATCCATCAGCTGCACGGTGTGGTCGTAGCTGTCGCGCAGATAGGGCAATGTCTTCTTGCCGATACCCATTTCCTTGTCGCCGCGCAGCAGCAGGTTCAGCACCTCCCGCTCCGGCCATTGCTGGCGGCGCAGCAACAGGAGATGGCGCTTCATCCGCAGCAGGCGCCGGTTGGCGTCGGCAGGCGGGTCCTCCAGCAGGTCGGTCTCCAGATCCTCGATCTCCGAACCCATGCGCTCCAGCAGCGGGAATTTGTGATCGACGATCAGGTCGATCAGCGCATAGAGCAGGTAATCCGGCCCGAGCTGGCGCAGCCGCCCGCCCCTTGTCAGCCGCTCGCGCACTGGCAGGAACAGCCCGTCATCCCCGGCATCGATGCTGATAACCAGATTGCCCTTCAGGAACAGGCTGGTCTGGTACAGCCGCAGGTCGACGCCGGAATAATCAACGTGGGTCATCACGACGAACAGATGCTCGTCATAGAGTTCCACCTTGGGGCGCTGGCCGCCATTCAGCACATCCTCCAGCGCCAGCGGGTGCAGGCCAAGGCTGTCCTGCAGCCGGCGCGCCAGATCGGCATCCGGTGTGCCGGATATGTGCAGCCAGAAGATCGCCCGGTTTGCGTGCTTGCTTGCCGGCGCTTCCGCTTCCGGCACGCGGGCCGCCGCCTCGGCGGCCTGCGCCAGCCAGGCCCGGCAATCCTCCGGCGTCACATGGACGGCTTCCTCAACCTTGCTGGAATCGAAGCGCGTGAGGGTCAG
This genomic interval from Oceanibaculum indicum P24 contains the following:
- the corA gene encoding magnesium/cobalt transporter CorA — translated: MALLYGSSYQIPGTSPGALIAPADQPAGEAVLTLTRFDSSKVEEAVHVTPEDCRAWLAQAAEAAARVPEAEAPASKHANRAIFWLHISGTPDADLARRLQDSLGLHPLALEDVLNGGQRPKVELYDEHLFVVMTHVDYSGVDLRLYQTSLFLKGNLVISIDAGDDGLFLPVRERLTRGGRLRQLGPDYLLYALIDLIVDHKFPLLERMGSEIEDLETDLLEDPPADANRRLLRMKRHLLLLRRQQWPEREVLNLLLRGDKEMGIGKKTLPYLRDSYDHTVQLMDLLETYREVVTELQNALMLATSNRLNDIIRVLAVISVIFMPLTFIVGVYGMNFDPAAGWLNMPELGWAYGYPAVMIVMLGLTVGMLWFFRKRGWL